From Lemur catta isolate mLemCat1 chromosome 19, mLemCat1.pri, whole genome shotgun sequence, a single genomic window includes:
- the LOC123624715 gene encoding growth-regulated protein homolog gamma-like — translation MARVARVARVAPAAPRLLPAALLLLLLVAAGQRAAGAPVVAELRCQCLQTLQGIHFKNIQSVKVTPPGPHCAETEVIAQLKSGQEACLNPAAPMVKKIIDKMLNKGSSN, via the exons ATGGCCCGTGTCGCCCGTGTCGCCCGTgtcgcccccgccgccccccggcTGCTGCCGGCCGcgctgctgctcctgctcctggTCGCCGCCGGCCAGCGCGCAGCAG GGGCGCCCGTGGTCGCTGAACTGCGCTGCCAGTGCCTGCAGACCCTGCAGGGAATTCACTTCAAGAACATCCAAAGTGTGAAGGTGACGCCCCCGGGACCCCACTGTGCCGAAACCGAAGTCAT AGCCCAGCTCAAGAGTGGGCAGGAAGCCTGTCTCAACCCTGCAGCCCCCATGGTTAAGAAAATCATCGATAAGATGCTCAACAA GGGCAGCAGCAACTGA
- the LOC123624714 gene encoding growth-regulated protein homolog gamma-like, with translation MTWSPGISLARGFRAFPPQPCIKGVRRPREPQTRTSGGTDSTASPSRRSPPHAPPPSRRAMTQVARVAPAAPRLLPAALLLLLLVAAGQRAAGAPVVAELRCQCLQTLQGIHLKNIQSVKVTPPGPHCAQTEVIAQLKSGQEACLNPAAPMVKKIIDKMLNKGSSN, from the exons ATGACCTGGAGTCCGGGAATTTCCCTGGCCCGGGGATTCCGGGCTTTCCCGCCCCAACCGTGCATAAAAGGGGTGCGCCGGCCTCGGGAGCCACAGACCCGCACCTCGGGAGGCACAGACAGCACCGCAAGCCCCTCGCGCCGATCTCCACCGCACGCACCGCCGCCCTCCCGCCGAGCCATGACCCAAGTCGCCCGTGtggcccccgccgccccccggcTGCTGCCGGCCGcgctgctgctcctgctcctggTCGCCGCCGGCCAGCGCGCAGCAG GGGCGCCCGTGGTCGCTGAACTGCGCTGCCAGTGCCTGCAGACCCTGCAGGGAATTCACCTCAAGAACATCCAAAGTGTGAAGGTGACGCCCCCGGGACCCCACTGCGCCCAGACTGAAGTCAT AGCCCAGCTCAAGAGTGGGCAGGAAGCCTGTCTCAACCCTGCAGCCCCCATGGTTAAGAAAATCATCGATAAGATGCTCAACAA GGGCAGCAGCAACTGA